The following proteins are encoded in a genomic region of Sebastes fasciatus isolate fSebFas1 chromosome 12, fSebFas1.pri, whole genome shotgun sequence:
- the plekhg4b gene encoding pleckstrin homology domain-containing family G member 4B isoform X2 yields the protein MLSLGKMHSRAKSRSVDNYLSIKDTESLDSCIQSTLSALYRPFSATAATILWQLFSVVERQYRSDGLRCLIDFLLPAKRILQVIQQETCVRFRGLLFYHEGWPLCIHEKVVLQLAPLHKVRLKQGDFYLQIVPLGRKTAKLVIKCLSVSGQAITEVPIAESMYGDVFTAEFLQNVTRDRNLHPLQNCLLTTGTAVYRTPWKNVVNPLFVSSTADAIMQARCSRGGFRGHLSTCSTSGSTGTLDSHRSSRESLHSQGADSIFSEPTSPNRHHTDPSGENHSAVAPDTSTPIIKIDRPTEECGVGSEDSGGRERGPGSKMLSFSTDLSNPGPRRRLPRDSVSFESRRLFRKSYMEALQNPMSLGSSSESILEESPEHSAGLRESTVTPGSSPDTRTSSRELLSRRLGSRSWLIGDDSRPSTPLLYLQRGLRSAERRAERRSKSLERTNKAGQVKGHRERSSSGGSVSTSPKKLMNGYALRFGKLDLEAAFPGSERRSSKEESGQRDDTISSESRRHRHSGEESHSPKAANGTAIRPASASGSSYETDSSLPKLVSEVNQELLTSGAVMLPGNRDRSGRAVLQVCSRAQVWAGESCTVSDLTCLLGYYYSTLRKERRDQGLTVVIDSRRQQPVPALLSSLSELQALAPNALYTVLFLVDKETAAKPERDMDVQTETLSSLKALLKHIDQTQLTRDLEGTFHYDHNHWIHFRQKIDPFASSCSAAISSLQDSISTLSNSGNLKTSEEVSEVMAQQRHLMKRVLDDTRLNRLRLEGGTVLARIRKEEACENENYRDAVDMLNALYNQVDEEVHKLVILSNKSQKQLESLLDVRKFEEQTQQIKLWFSVEGEKQLPPLESLTLSGSKVKEMRENLDQFMEESVQRHGLQLVKESPESLPGSALLDFKQHLGSTLSRVERRKAQLDILTNLYEFYDSANQWMEHCQDYFRHLSVDSTGAEFSPSVVQILQDYYTEASKFSMDNFSTLNDMVLSLESPQQLQQWNTVWDKCQQTKQQLEETLARAMTAAPNSTAVDTTASSSERQVATTEQHAAKACVLLPVTPLTFEDNKPHSAGPFSKSPTSSVSSSSHFTFSPDCDSKLRQSPSMFDDTDSDCTIDSTISCHSEPIYSGTARLRKQPMKKIMKKTMSFELTPRDSGHSDISHIHGYTGVYIKGLEVANNVSAEKKLQRPDVTSPALGRSRSMSTPSRVHNRHSDGDGKKSSKVQHIMDEMISTEREYVRSLNYIIEHYFPEMERPDLPQDLRGKRSIIFGNVEKLWDFHSQYFLKELESCAHSPLSISSCYLRHEDQFGMYALYSKNKPQSDALLSSHGNEFFKNKQLELGDKMDLASYLLKPIQRMSKYALLLKDLIKECSHSQEQELSDLRTAEEMVKFQLRHGNDLLAMDAIRGCDVNLKEQGQLRCQDEFIVWCGRRKYLRHVFLFEDLILFSKTKKIEGGYDFYIYKQSFKTAEIGMTENVGDSGLRFEIWFRRRKSQDTFILQASSAEVKAVWTAIIGKILWRQALRNRELRMQEMVSMGIGSKPFMDIKPSDAAISDRAIDYIMKGSESRTRASIAVSSFDHVTSFKRPHSTISNSSTSSSSSQSSSSLLGSLNLHLYSSPSHPHTHPYLVTSVPSFAQWPYDCIEEDELEQDTCSQPSMITESSETSSQCNSSDSVTGLSTLTTPGHPSIVMDSSYNNNENPSFLCSSTPPSSIASPSIFQEEEDLQPLGTKFITASKNSHMAVGLSTVV from the exons ATGCTGTCACTGGGCAAAATGCACTCCAGAGCAAAGTCCCGGAGTGTTGACAACTACCTGAGTATTAAG GACACTGAATCTTTGGACAGCTGTATCCAGAGCACCTTGTCGGCCCTGTACCGCCCCTTCAGTGCCACCGCTGCCACCATCCTGTGGCAGCTCTTCAGCGTGGTGGAAAGGCAGTACCGAAGCGACGGCCTCCGCTGCCTCATTGACTTCTTGCTTCCTGCCAAGAGGATCCTGCAGGTCATCCAACAAGAAACCTGT GTGAGGTTCAGAGGATTGCTGTTCTATCATGAGGGGTGGCCTCTCTGCATCCACGAGAAAGTGGTCCTGCAGCTTGCCCCTCTGCACAAAGTGCGACTAAAGCAAGGAGACTTCTACCTACAGATTGTTCCTTTAGGCCGCAAGACTGCCAAGCTAGTGATAAAATGTCTGTCGGTCAGCGGGCAGGCCATTACAGAGGTCCCCATCGCAGAGAGCATGTATGGCGACGTCTTCACAGCTGAGTTCTTGCAGAATGTAACACGTGACCGAAACCTGCACCCACTACAGAACTGTCTGCTTACCACTGGTACGGCCGTGTACAGGACGCCGTGGAAGAACGTGGTCAACCCACTGTTTGTCAGCAGCACGGCGGACGCCATCATGCAAGCACGCTGCAGCAGAGGTGGCTTCCGCGGCCATCTCAGCACCTGCAGCACCAGCGGATCCACGGGGACTCTCGACAGCCACCGCAGCTCCAGGGAGTCCCTGCACTCTCAGGGAGCTGACTCCATCTTCTCTGAGCCCACCTCACCAAACAGACACCACACGGACCCCAGCGGTGAGAACCACAGTGCCGTTGCACCGGACACTTCCACGCCCATCATTAAAATCGATAGACCCACTGAAGAGTGTGGGGTAGGGAGTGAGGATagtggtgggagagagagagggccagGGTCCAAGATGCTGTCTTTCAGTACGGACCTCAGTAACCCAGGCCCTCGACGCCGCCTCCCAAGGGACTCTGTTTCATTTGAGAGCAGGAGACTTTTCAGGAAATCTTACATGGAGGCCCTGCAGAACCCCATGAGCCTCGGGTCCAGCTCTGAATCCATTCTGGAGGAAAGCCCAGAGCACAGTGCTGGCCTAAGGGAGAGCACAGTGACACCAGGGAGCAGCCCCGACACTCGGACCTCCTCCAGAGAACTCTTATCTCGGAGGTTGGGTAGCCGGAGCTGGCTCATTGGGGATGACTCAAGGCCCAGCACACCTTTACTTTACTTACAGAGGGGGTTGAGGAGCGCAGAGAGACGGGCAGAAAGACGTTCAAAGTCACTGGAGAGGACTAACAAGGCAGGCCAAGTCAAAGGCCACCGGGAACGATCCTCCTCGGGAGGCTCAGTTAGCACCTCGCCCAAAAAGCTGATGAATGGCTACGCTCTTCGTTTTGGAAAGCTGGATCTGGAGGCGGCTTTTCCTGGTTCTGAGAGGAGAAGCAGCAAAGAGGAGTCAG GACAGCGTGATGACACCATCAGCAGTGAGAGCAGGCGGCACAGGCATAGTGGAGAGGAGTCACACAGTCCTAAAGCTGCCAATGGGACGGCCATCAGACCGGCTTCAGCATCAGGCTCTTCCTATGAGACTGACTCATCCCTCCCCAAACTGGTGTCAGAGGTCAATCAAGAGCTGCTCACATCGGGTGCTGTGATGCTGCCAG GAAACAGAGATCGCAGTGGGAGGGCAGTGCTGCAGGTGTGCTCGAGAGCTCAGGTGTGGGCAGGTGAGAGTTGCACGGTCAGTGACCTCACCTGTTTACTGGGCTACTACTACTCCACACTGAG GAAAGAAAGGCGTGATCAAGGCCTAACTGTAGTAATAGACAGCAGGAGGCAACAGCCTGTTCCTGCTCTGTTGTCATCTCTGTCTGAATTGCAG GCGTTGGCACCAAATGCACTTTACACTGTTCTCTTCCTGGTGGACAAGGAGACAGCAGCCAAACCTGAAAGAGACATGGATGTACAG ACTGAAACGCTGTCGTCTCTGAAAGCCCTGCTGAAACACATCGACCAAACCCAGCTCACAAGAGACCTGGAGGGCACCTTCCACTACGACCACAACCACTGGATCCACTTCAGACAG AAAATTGACCCATTTGCCAGCAGTTGTAGCGCAGCCATCTCCTCCCTTCAGGACTCTATCAGCACACTGAGCAACAGCGGCAACCTGAAGACCTCTGAG GAGGTGTCTGAGGTGATGGCACAGCAGAGGCATCTCATGAAGCGTGTACTCGATGACACCCGTCTAAATAGGCTGCGTCTAGAAGGAGGAACTGTCCTCGCCCGCATCAGGAAGGAAGAGGCCTGTGAGAATGAAAACTACAG AGATGCTGTAGACATGTTGAATGCACTGTACAACCAAGTAGATGAAGAAGTCCATAAGCTTGTGATCCTCTCCAACAAGTCTCAGAAACAGTTAGAGAGCCTGCTGGATGTGCGCAAGTTTGAGGAGCAAACACAACAG ATCAAACTGTGGTTCAGTGTAGAGGGAGAGAAGCAGCTCCCCCCTTTAGAGTCGCTGACTCTCTCTGGGTCCAAAGTTAAAGAGATGCGAGAGAACTTGGACCAGTTTATGGAAGAGTCGGTG CAGAGGCATGGCCTGCAGCTGGTGAAAGAGTCTCCGGAGTCCCTTCCAGGTTCGGCTCTCCTTGACTTTAAGCAACATCTGGGCTCCACCTTAAGCagagtggagaggaggaaggcCCAGCTAGACATCCTAACCAACCTGTATGAGTTCTATGACTCA GCGAACCAGTGGATGGAGCACTGCCAGGATTATTTCCGTCACCTGAGTGTGGACAGCACAGGTGCCGAATTTTCGCCATCTGTGGTGCAGATCCTGCAGGATTACTACACCGAGGCATCCAAGTTCTCCATGGACAACTTCAGCACCCTGAACGACATGGTGCTCTCCCTGGAGAGTcctcagcagctgcagcagtggAACACAGTGTGGGACAAATGTCAGCAGACCAAACAGCAGTTGGAAGAGACTTTGGCCCGTGCCATGACAGCAGCTCCGAACTCTACGGCTGTTGACACGACGGCTTCTTCTTCAGAAAGACAGGTTGCCACTACAGAACAGCATGCAGCGAAAGCATGTGTTCTTTTACCTGTTACACCATTAACTTTTGAGGACAACAAGCCTCACTCTGCCGGGCCGTTCTCTAAGAGCCCGACCAGTtcagtctcctcctcctctcacttcACATTCTCCCCCGACTGTGACAGCAAACTGAGGCAGAGTCCGTCCATGTTTGACGACACGGACAGCGACTGCACCATCGACTCGACCATCTCCTGCCACTCGGAGCCCATCTACTCCGGGACCGCCCGCCTCCGCAAGCAGCCGATGAAGAAGATTATGAAGAAGACCATGAGCTTTGAGCTGACCCCGAGGGACAGCGGGCACTCCGACATCAGCCACATTCATGGCTACACGGGTGTGTATATCAAGGGTTTGGAGGTGGCTAACAACGTGTCTGCAGAGAAGAAGCTGCAGAGACCTGACGTGACGAGTCCTGCGTTAGGACGCAGCCGCAGCATGTCGACGCCCTCCAGGGTCCACAACAGACACAGTGACGGAGATGGCAAGAAGAGCAG TAAAGTGCAGCACATCATGGATGAGATGATCTCCACAGAGAGGGAGTACGTTCGCTCTCTCAACTACATCATTGAGCACTATTTCCCCGAGATGGAGCGCCCGGACTTGCCCCAGGACCTGCGGGGGAAGCGCAGCATCATTTTCGGGAATGTGGAGAAACTGTGGGACTTCCACAGTCAGTACTTCCTGAAGGAGCTGGAGTCATGCGCCCACTCCCCGCTTTCCATCAGTAGCTGTTACCTCAGACAC GAGGATCAGTTTGGAATGTATGCTCTGTACAGCAAGAATAAGCCCCAGTCCGATGCTCTGCTCAGCAGCCATGGGAACGAATTCTTTAAG AATAAGCAGCTGGAGCTCGGGGACAAGATGGACTTGGCGTCCTACTTGCTGAAGCCCATCCAGAGGATGAGTAAATATGCGCTGTTGCTGAAAGACCTGATCAAGGAGTGCAGTCATTCCCAGGAGCAGGAGCTGAGCGACCTCCGCACTGCAGAGGAGATGGTCAAGTTTCAGCTTCGCCATGGCAACGACCTGCTGGCTATGGATGCCATTCGGGGCTGTGAT GTGAACCTAAAAGAACAGGGTCAACTCCGCTGCCAGGATGAGTTCATAGTCTGGTGTGGACGCAGGAAATACCTCCGCCACGTCTTCTTGTTTGAAGACCTCATCCTCTTCAGCAAGACCAAGAAGATAGAAGGAGGATATGACTTTTACATCTATAAACAGTCCTTCAAA ACAGCAGAGATAGGTATGACTGAAAATGTTGGCGACAGCGGCCTACGCTTTGAGATCTGGTTCCGTAGGAGGAAGTCACAGGACACGTTTATACTCCAAGCCAGCTCCGCAGAGGTCAAGGCTGTGTGGACCGCCATCATAGGGAAGATTCTGTGGAGGCAGGCGCTCAGAAACAGAG AGTTGCGCATGCAGGAGATGGTGTCCATGGGGATTGGTAGCAAGCCTTTTATGGACATCAAACCAAGTGATGCAGCTATCAGTGACCGAGCCATTGACTATATCATGAAGGGGTCAG AGTCCAGGACCAGGGCGTCCATCGCGGTGTCTTCGTTTGACCACGTCACTTCGTTCAAGAGACCCCACTCCACCATCTCCAACagcagcacctcctcctccagcagccagTCGTCCTCCTCCCTGCTGGGCTCGCTCAATCTTCATCTttactcctctccctctcacccgcacacacatccataccTAGTGACCAGCGTTCCCTCCTTTGCCCAGTGGCCCTACGACTGCATAGAGGAAGATGAGCTGGAGCAGGACACCTGCAGCCAGCCCTCCATGA TCACTGAGAGCTCAGAGACATCCTCCCAGTGTAACTCCAGTGACAGTGTAACAGGGCTGAGCACCCTCACTACACCCGGGCACCCCAGCATCGTCATGGACTCCTCGTACAACAACAACGAGAACCCCTCTTTCCTGTGCTCCTCCACGCCGCCCTCCTCCATCGCGTCTCCTTCGATATtccaggaggaggaagacctGCAACCCCTTGGCACCAAGTTCATCACAGCA
- the plekhg4b gene encoding pleckstrin homology domain-containing family G member 4B isoform X4, with translation MYGDVFTAEFLQNVTRDRNLHPLQNCLLTTGTAVYRTPWKNVVNPLFVSSTADAIMQARCSRGGFRGHLSTCSTSGSTGTLDSHRSSRESLHSQGADSIFSEPTSPNRHHTDPSGENHSAVAPDTSTPIIKIDRPTEECGVGSEDSGGRERGPGSKMLSFSTDLSNPGPRRRLPRDSVSFESRRLFRKSYMEALQNPMSLGSSSESILEESPEHSAGLRESTVTPGSSPDTRTSSRELLSRRLGSRSWLIGDDSRPSTPLLYLQRGLRSAERRAERRSKSLERTNKAGQVKGHRERSSSGGSVSTSPKKLMNGYALRFGKLDLEAAFPGSERRSSKEESGQRDDTISSESRRHRHSGEESHSPKAANGTAIRPASASGSSYETDSSLPKLVSEVNQELLTSGAVMLPGNRDRSGRAVLQVCSRAQVWAGESCTVSDLTCLLGYYYSTLRKERRDQGLTVVIDSRRQQPVPALLSSLSELQALAPNALYTVLFLVDKETAAKPERDMDVQTETLSSLKALLKHIDQTQLTRDLEGTFHYDHNHWIHFRQKIDPFASSCSAAISSLQDSISTLSNSGNLKTSEEVSEVMAQQRHLMKRVLDDTRLNRLRLEGGTVLARIRKEEACENENYRDAVDMLNALYNQVDEEVHKLVILSNKSQKQLESLLDVRKFEEQTQQIKLWFSVEGEKQLPPLESLTLSGSKVKEMRENLDQFMEESVQQQRHGLQLVKESPESLPGSALLDFKQHLGSTLSRVERRKAQLDILTNLYEFYDSANQWMEHCQDYFRHLSVDSTGAEFSPSVVQILQDYYTEASKFSMDNFSTLNDMVLSLESPQQLQQWNTVWDKCQQTKQQLEETLARAMTAAPNSTAVDTTASSSERQVATTEQHAAKACVLLPVTPLTFEDNKPHSAGPFSKSPTSSVSSSSHFTFSPDCDSKLRQSPSMFDDTDSDCTIDSTISCHSEPIYSGTARLRKQPMKKIMKKTMSFELTPRDSGHSDISHIHGYTGVYIKGLEVANNVSAEKKLQRPDVTSPALGRSRSMSTPSRVHNRHSDGDGKKSSKVQHIMDEMISTEREYVRSLNYIIEHYFPEMERPDLPQDLRGKRSIIFGNVEKLWDFHSQYFLKELESCAHSPLSISSCYLRHEDQFGMYALYSKNKPQSDALLSSHGNEFFKNKQLELGDKMDLASYLLKPIQRMSKYALLLKDLIKECSHSQEQELSDLRTAEEMVKFQLRHGNDLLAMDAIRGCDVNLKEQGQLRCQDEFIVWCGRRKYLRHVFLFEDLILFSKTKKIEGGYDFYIYKQSFKTAEIGMTENVGDSGLRFEIWFRRRKSQDTFILQASSAEVKAVWTAIIGKILWRQALRNRELRMQEMVSMGIGSKPFMDIKPSDAAISDRAIDYIMKGSESRTRASIAVSSFDHVTSFKRPHSTISNSSTSSSSSQSSSSLLGSLNLHLYSSPSHPHTHPYLVTSVPSFAQWPYDCIEEDELEQDTCSQPSMITESSETSSQCNSSDSVTGLSTLTTPGHPSIVMDSSYNNNENPSFLCSSTPPSSIASPSIFQEEEDLQPLGTKFITASKNSHMAVGLSTVV, from the exons ATGTATGGCGACGTCTTCACAGCTGAGTTCTTGCAGAATGTAACACGTGACCGAAACCTGCACCCACTACAGAACTGTCTGCTTACCACTGGTACGGCCGTGTACAGGACGCCGTGGAAGAACGTGGTCAACCCACTGTTTGTCAGCAGCACGGCGGACGCCATCATGCAAGCACGCTGCAGCAGAGGTGGCTTCCGCGGCCATCTCAGCACCTGCAGCACCAGCGGATCCACGGGGACTCTCGACAGCCACCGCAGCTCCAGGGAGTCCCTGCACTCTCAGGGAGCTGACTCCATCTTCTCTGAGCCCACCTCACCAAACAGACACCACACGGACCCCAGCGGTGAGAACCACAGTGCCGTTGCACCGGACACTTCCACGCCCATCATTAAAATCGATAGACCCACTGAAGAGTGTGGGGTAGGGAGTGAGGATagtggtgggagagagagagggccagGGTCCAAGATGCTGTCTTTCAGTACGGACCTCAGTAACCCAGGCCCTCGACGCCGCCTCCCAAGGGACTCTGTTTCATTTGAGAGCAGGAGACTTTTCAGGAAATCTTACATGGAGGCCCTGCAGAACCCCATGAGCCTCGGGTCCAGCTCTGAATCCATTCTGGAGGAAAGCCCAGAGCACAGTGCTGGCCTAAGGGAGAGCACAGTGACACCAGGGAGCAGCCCCGACACTCGGACCTCCTCCAGAGAACTCTTATCTCGGAGGTTGGGTAGCCGGAGCTGGCTCATTGGGGATGACTCAAGGCCCAGCACACCTTTACTTTACTTACAGAGGGGGTTGAGGAGCGCAGAGAGACGGGCAGAAAGACGTTCAAAGTCACTGGAGAGGACTAACAAGGCAGGCCAAGTCAAAGGCCACCGGGAACGATCCTCCTCGGGAGGCTCAGTTAGCACCTCGCCCAAAAAGCTGATGAATGGCTACGCTCTTCGTTTTGGAAAGCTGGATCTGGAGGCGGCTTTTCCTGGTTCTGAGAGGAGAAGCAGCAAAGAGGAGTCAG GACAGCGTGATGACACCATCAGCAGTGAGAGCAGGCGGCACAGGCATAGTGGAGAGGAGTCACACAGTCCTAAAGCTGCCAATGGGACGGCCATCAGACCGGCTTCAGCATCAGGCTCTTCCTATGAGACTGACTCATCCCTCCCCAAACTGGTGTCAGAGGTCAATCAAGAGCTGCTCACATCGGGTGCTGTGATGCTGCCAG GAAACAGAGATCGCAGTGGGAGGGCAGTGCTGCAGGTGTGCTCGAGAGCTCAGGTGTGGGCAGGTGAGAGTTGCACGGTCAGTGACCTCACCTGTTTACTGGGCTACTACTACTCCACACTGAG GAAAGAAAGGCGTGATCAAGGCCTAACTGTAGTAATAGACAGCAGGAGGCAACAGCCTGTTCCTGCTCTGTTGTCATCTCTGTCTGAATTGCAG GCGTTGGCACCAAATGCACTTTACACTGTTCTCTTCCTGGTGGACAAGGAGACAGCAGCCAAACCTGAAAGAGACATGGATGTACAG ACTGAAACGCTGTCGTCTCTGAAAGCCCTGCTGAAACACATCGACCAAACCCAGCTCACAAGAGACCTGGAGGGCACCTTCCACTACGACCACAACCACTGGATCCACTTCAGACAG AAAATTGACCCATTTGCCAGCAGTTGTAGCGCAGCCATCTCCTCCCTTCAGGACTCTATCAGCACACTGAGCAACAGCGGCAACCTGAAGACCTCTGAG GAGGTGTCTGAGGTGATGGCACAGCAGAGGCATCTCATGAAGCGTGTACTCGATGACACCCGTCTAAATAGGCTGCGTCTAGAAGGAGGAACTGTCCTCGCCCGCATCAGGAAGGAAGAGGCCTGTGAGAATGAAAACTACAG AGATGCTGTAGACATGTTGAATGCACTGTACAACCAAGTAGATGAAGAAGTCCATAAGCTTGTGATCCTCTCCAACAAGTCTCAGAAACAGTTAGAGAGCCTGCTGGATGTGCGCAAGTTTGAGGAGCAAACACAACAG ATCAAACTGTGGTTCAGTGTAGAGGGAGAGAAGCAGCTCCCCCCTTTAGAGTCGCTGACTCTCTCTGGGTCCAAAGTTAAAGAGATGCGAGAGAACTTGGACCAGTTTATGGAAGAGTCGGTG CAACAGCAGAGGCATGGCCTGCAGCTGGTGAAAGAGTCTCCGGAGTCCCTTCCAGGTTCGGCTCTCCTTGACTTTAAGCAACATCTGGGCTCCACCTTAAGCagagtggagaggaggaaggcCCAGCTAGACATCCTAACCAACCTGTATGAGTTCTATGACTCA GCGAACCAGTGGATGGAGCACTGCCAGGATTATTTCCGTCACCTGAGTGTGGACAGCACAGGTGCCGAATTTTCGCCATCTGTGGTGCAGATCCTGCAGGATTACTACACCGAGGCATCCAAGTTCTCCATGGACAACTTCAGCACCCTGAACGACATGGTGCTCTCCCTGGAGAGTcctcagcagctgcagcagtggAACACAGTGTGGGACAAATGTCAGCAGACCAAACAGCAGTTGGAAGAGACTTTGGCCCGTGCCATGACAGCAGCTCCGAACTCTACGGCTGTTGACACGACGGCTTCTTCTTCAGAAAGACAGGTTGCCACTACAGAACAGCATGCAGCGAAAGCATGTGTTCTTTTACCTGTTACACCATTAACTTTTGAGGACAACAAGCCTCACTCTGCCGGGCCGTTCTCTAAGAGCCCGACCAGTtcagtctcctcctcctctcacttcACATTCTCCCCCGACTGTGACAGCAAACTGAGGCAGAGTCCGTCCATGTTTGACGACACGGACAGCGACTGCACCATCGACTCGACCATCTCCTGCCACTCGGAGCCCATCTACTCCGGGACCGCCCGCCTCCGCAAGCAGCCGATGAAGAAGATTATGAAGAAGACCATGAGCTTTGAGCTGACCCCGAGGGACAGCGGGCACTCCGACATCAGCCACATTCATGGCTACACGGGTGTGTATATCAAGGGTTTGGAGGTGGCTAACAACGTGTCTGCAGAGAAGAAGCTGCAGAGACCTGACGTGACGAGTCCTGCGTTAGGACGCAGCCGCAGCATGTCGACGCCCTCCAGGGTCCACAACAGACACAGTGACGGAGATGGCAAGAAGAGCAG TAAAGTGCAGCACATCATGGATGAGATGATCTCCACAGAGAGGGAGTACGTTCGCTCTCTCAACTACATCATTGAGCACTATTTCCCCGAGATGGAGCGCCCGGACTTGCCCCAGGACCTGCGGGGGAAGCGCAGCATCATTTTCGGGAATGTGGAGAAACTGTGGGACTTCCACAGTCAGTACTTCCTGAAGGAGCTGGAGTCATGCGCCCACTCCCCGCTTTCCATCAGTAGCTGTTACCTCAGACAC GAGGATCAGTTTGGAATGTATGCTCTGTACAGCAAGAATAAGCCCCAGTCCGATGCTCTGCTCAGCAGCCATGGGAACGAATTCTTTAAG AATAAGCAGCTGGAGCTCGGGGACAAGATGGACTTGGCGTCCTACTTGCTGAAGCCCATCCAGAGGATGAGTAAATATGCGCTGTTGCTGAAAGACCTGATCAAGGAGTGCAGTCATTCCCAGGAGCAGGAGCTGAGCGACCTCCGCACTGCAGAGGAGATGGTCAAGTTTCAGCTTCGCCATGGCAACGACCTGCTGGCTATGGATGCCATTCGGGGCTGTGAT GTGAACCTAAAAGAACAGGGTCAACTCCGCTGCCAGGATGAGTTCATAGTCTGGTGTGGACGCAGGAAATACCTCCGCCACGTCTTCTTGTTTGAAGACCTCATCCTCTTCAGCAAGACCAAGAAGATAGAAGGAGGATATGACTTTTACATCTATAAACAGTCCTTCAAA ACAGCAGAGATAGGTATGACTGAAAATGTTGGCGACAGCGGCCTACGCTTTGAGATCTGGTTCCGTAGGAGGAAGTCACAGGACACGTTTATACTCCAAGCCAGCTCCGCAGAGGTCAAGGCTGTGTGGACCGCCATCATAGGGAAGATTCTGTGGAGGCAGGCGCTCAGAAACAGAG AGTTGCGCATGCAGGAGATGGTGTCCATGGGGATTGGTAGCAAGCCTTTTATGGACATCAAACCAAGTGATGCAGCTATCAGTGACCGAGCCATTGACTATATCATGAAGGGGTCAG AGTCCAGGACCAGGGCGTCCATCGCGGTGTCTTCGTTTGACCACGTCACTTCGTTCAAGAGACCCCACTCCACCATCTCCAACagcagcacctcctcctccagcagccagTCGTCCTCCTCCCTGCTGGGCTCGCTCAATCTTCATCTttactcctctccctctcacccgcacacacatccataccTAGTGACCAGCGTTCCCTCCTTTGCCCAGTGGCCCTACGACTGCATAGAGGAAGATGAGCTGGAGCAGGACACCTGCAGCCAGCCCTCCATGA TCACTGAGAGCTCAGAGACATCCTCCCAGTGTAACTCCAGTGACAGTGTAACAGGGCTGAGCACCCTCACTACACCCGGGCACCCCAGCATCGTCATGGACTCCTCGTACAACAACAACGAGAACCCCTCTTTCCTGTGCTCCTCCACGCCGCCCTCCTCCATCGCGTCTCCTTCGATATtccaggaggaggaagacctGCAACCCCTTGGCACCAAGTTCATCACAGCA